Within Candidatus Zixiibacteriota bacterium, the genomic segment CGCGGGTCGAGCCGGTGTCCAAAAGAATTGGAGGGGCGGTACTGGCCTAAAATGAGTCTATCGTTCATGGTGACAGAAGACGCGAGCGTTTATTCCTGCACTAAATATTCGGCCGATTTTATCAAGCAGTGAAATTTACAAGGAGAAGGAAAGGTTGTCAACCGACAAGGGGAGGAATAGAAAAGCCCCGTGAGATGCGGACGGGGCTTTTTCTGCTGAGGAGCCGAATAATGCTGGCTTATTTAAGGAGAACCATCTTTCTGGTTTCTTTATCCGCTCCTCGGGTCAGTCTGTAAAAATATATTCCGCTGGCAACCCGGACGCCATTACGGTCGGTGCCATCCCACTCAACCGAATAGTTGCCGGGCAATTCTTTTCTATCCACCAGAGTCCTGATTTCCTGCCCAAGAATATTGTAAACTCTGATATTGGTATTAGGTATTTCCGCTCCGGTGACTGCCTTGAGAGTATAGTCAATCCTGGTGGTGGGGTTGAAAGGATTGGGATAGTTCTGGCGCAACACAAAGTTCTGCGGGAGAACCCGGGAAGTGTTATCGTCTTTTATATCGGTGGTGAAGGAGCCGAAGAAACTGATGATACGGCTCATCAGAGAATCGCGACGAACGAATCCTGCCGACGGCATCTCTTGAAGGCCCTCGTATCCAAAGTTGAAGAAGACCAGTTTGTAATTGTTATCGTATGTGAGCGCCGAGTAATTGGTCTGATTGCGGAATTTGAACGCCGGCAGCGCGCCATTGACCGGGATTATCTTGTCAGAACTGGTGAAAATCTGATTATTGCCGCTGAAATAGCGCACTGCGATTCCCTCGCCTACAGGCGAGCCGGCGATGCCGTCATGATAGATGCTGAAACCGGCGCCGCCGTATCGGGCGTGAAGATAATTCTCAAGGAAGAGCGAGTCCTGCACCCGCAATTTATCGGCAAGATCCTGACCGGTCAGAAAGAGATTGCCGCCATTGTCAAGATAGGTCTTTATGGAAGTAATATCGGCCGCCTGCAAATAGCCTGACGCGGTATCACCGGTGAACCAGAAAACCATGCGGTAGTTGTTCATAAAAGGTCCGGGGGGAGCGCCCAGAATCCGCTTTTCCCAGATATCGGCAGGAATTCTTTTGGCGTACAGGTCGCCGAAATAGATATCCTCATAGGAGTCGCCCCGATCATCATCGACAATCAAGACCTGCGGTCTGCCGATTACTTTTTCGACCGCGAATGCATTTGTATAGGTTCCGCCATCGGTGGAAATGTCAAGGAAGAACGAATCATAGGTCGGCGTGATGGTGTCGGGAACAACGAAACTGAGCGGGCTGGAAATGTTGTTGGCGGAGGCGCCGTCTCCCGTAAGAGAAGAGCGAAATACCGAGGGGTTGTTAATATTTATCGACGGGTCATTGCTGGAGAGAGTGAAATTGGCATTGGCGGCGGTGAGCCAGAGATTCTTGATGAAGAAAAAGACCTGGACCGTTTCGCCGGGGTCGAAGAAGCCATCGGAATGCTCATCAACAAAAACCAGAGAATCGAGAGCGATATAGGGACGGGACCAGCGGATATCAAGATTGGCGTACATTACCGAATCGGGGTCAGAAATATTCCAGACCGAGACCTCGGTGATAGTCGGTCCATAGCCGCGGCTGTCGGGAACCGAGAGGTCATCAAAGGAGCGCTTATTGACGCTTCCGGGCCAGGGGTCGCCGGCGTCACCGTCGTTGTACAAGGTGAACTCCAGATTGCGAAGTCCATCTGCTTGCTCCAGAGCGACGCGATAAGGGATACCGGAATTGTTGCCGTCGGCATCACCCAGAATATCATATACATGATAGATAAGAAGCCCTTCGCCCGGCAGATAGGCGTCAAAACCGGTTAACTGGCGATTCTCCACCAGGAAGTACTGCAACCCATAGGTGCCATCTGACCAGAGCCGATAGATGACCGGGTTGGTTTCGACCTGGGGAATAGGCGCATTGACAAGATTGCCGGTCACATTGGTTTCGGTAACAAAACCGGCGGCTATTTTGCTGAAGGCATCGAAATGCGCCGGTGTGCGGGAATTATTGTTGTAACTGCCGCTTCCCATGAGCGACCAGCGACCCAATCCGGCGGAGGTATTATCGATATCGGCGATATCATAAAGGTCGGGCAGACCGATAAAATGACCATATTCGTGGCAGAAGACACCGATGGGAGAGATCCCGGGAACGGCGTCAGACTCTTCAGGCTCCATCGTGTAATTATAGACTTCAACGCCGTCTCTTGTCTGTGGGACACTGAGGTGCCACTTATGCGAATGTATTTCGGCTTCGTCGCCCGATTCCTCGAAACCAGTTCCGGCATGCACCACAAAGAGGCCATCCACTTTCCCATCCGGTCCACCGCCGAGCCCCCAGGAATCATAAACCGAGAAATCGACATAATCATCGGCGGAATCGACCGCGATTTCAGCCAGGCGCTGAGCATTGTTAGGGTAGGACCCAATGCCATTGGTCCCGTATGGGGAATAATAGCTCATCGGCTCCGGCATCCGGAACCAGCCATAGACATCACCGATGATGAAAAATGTGCCGTAAGAGTTCTCGAGATAGTATTCCGTCATGGAGCCGCTCGGGTTCTTCCCTTCCGAAAATAACACCGAATCAAATAGTGGCGGAGTGGCCGCAATAGCGCCGGCGGTGTACGGTTTATCGCTGAAATCAACCAGAATTACGAGGACTCTGACGGTATCGACTTGATTGATATCGGTGGCAAGTTTGTCTTTGGCTTTGATAGCGGCGGGTGCATCCATACCGCGGCTTCGGGCATCATTGAGCCGATTGACAAAATCATCAAATATGCCTTCGGCTTTCAACTTCTCGATAACCTCCGGCGACGGCGGCACGGCGTAAGCCGCAGGGTAAATAAGCGCCAGCCAGAGCAGGAGGACGGCATATTTAATCATGTATCTACTTTTCATTTATGATTCCTCACTTCAGTCTATAGGTATGTTTCCCGTTATCTCTCATTCAAGTTTTATTTAACAAGCATCATCTTGCGGGTCAGGACGGCGGTTTCGGTCTTCAGGACATAGAAATAGAGTCCGGAGCCAACTGCTTCTCCCCTGTCGGTACATCCGTTCCAGAGCGCTTCGTGACGACCGGCGTCAAGAGAGCCATGCAGCAGAGTCGTTACTTTCTGCCCAAGAATATTGTAAACGGAGAGAGTTATTTCAGAGCGACGAACCAGGTCAAAGCTGATGGTAGTCGCCGGATTGAAAGGGTTGGGGTAATTTTGATGAAGTACAAACTGCTCAGGAAGTAACGGGGAATCGTCATTGACATCGGTGCTGCCCAGATACCTGCCCCAGGCGCGGCTGGCGGAATATTTCAAAGAATTTAAATCATGACCGGCAACAAGAGCCAGAGCGACTTCGACCGAATCTCCGGGACGAATGAAGTAAGGACCGAAAGAATTGAGGGTCATGAAGTCGGCAGCAACAAGGTTGTTTATCATAGTTCCGCTTCTCTTAATATAATCGAACTTCTGCTGCGAGGTAAGCCCAATCTTGGCGCCTCCGTTCTCCAGCGTCGATATACCATTCATGGCTTTAAGTGAAACAATGCCGATAGCGGTTTGTTCGCCAAGTTGATAGACCATTCCGTTATCGGAATCAAAACCGGCCTGGTCACCGCTGGGGGAAAGGTCGAAATCGGTCAAGAAGCCAAAGTAAAGACCGTTTATATTTTCCAGCGAATTATTGACAAGGTAATATTTAATAATCAGATAGTCTTCTTCACCCGCTTCATCAAAACTAAGTACCGTCTGATTGACAGAAATCGGAATCGGGATAGGCGACTCGCTGTCGGCAAAACGGGAAAAACTGCTGAAACCGCCGCTGGAGGAAAGGGTTGAGGATGTTAGGGGCGTCAGCGGCATGAAATCGGACTGGTCGGCGCGCGCCAGACTGTCGCGAACGGAAGAAGAGAGCTGCAGGGCGCTCCTGCCGATTATTATTCCGGCTTCGTAAAGCAGGTTCGAGGAGCCGTCATATTTAAATCCCTCACCGCCGGCGGAATAGATGGAATTTATGCCCAAGCCGAACTGTCCAAAGTCGGAGACGGTGAACTGGATGGCGGCGGTGGAGTGAGTCAGCATCGAGCCGTTAGGGGCCCGTCCCACCGTCACCTGCAGAGGAAGAGTATCGATACCCATACCGAAGGGGTAGGTTATATGCAACGCCAGCGGCATCGAGGCGCCGTTAATTAGCGCGCTATCAAAGCGCAATCTGAAAGCGAATGGATTGATGGAATAGCTTCCCCCCGGCTCAAAGAAGTACGGTGAAGAACTATTGATAACAGTGGCACGAGAATCGAGGGAGACGATAGTAGCGAACAGGGAATCGACATTG encodes:
- a CDS encoding M6 family metalloprotease domain-containing protein, yielding MKSRYMIKYAVLLLWLALIYPAAYAVPPSPEVIEKLKAEGIFDDFVNRLNDARSRGMDAPAAIKAKDKLATDINQVDTVRVLVILVDFSDKPYTAGAIAATPPLFDSVLFSEGKNPSGSMTEYYLENSYGTFFIIGDVYGWFRMPEPMSYYSPYGTNGIGSYPNNAQRLAEIAVDSADDYVDFSVYDSWGLGGGPDGKVDGLFVVHAGTGFEESGDEAEIHSHKWHLSVPQTRDGVEVYNYTMEPEESDAVPGISPIGVFCHEYGHFIGLPDLYDIADIDNTSAGLGRWSLMGSGSYNNNSRTPAHFDAFSKIAAGFVTETNVTGNLVNAPIPQVETNPVIYRLWSDGTYGLQYFLVENRQLTGFDAYLPGEGLLIYHVYDILGDADGNNSGIPYRVALEQADGLRNLEFTLYNDGDAGDPWPGSVNKRSFDDLSVPDSRGYGPTITEVSVWNISDPDSVMYANLDIRWSRPYIALDSLVFVDEHSDGFFDPGETVQVFFFIKNLWLTAANANFTLSSNDPSININNPSVFRSSLTGDGASANNISSPLSFVVPDTITPTYDSFFLDISTDGGTYTNAFAVEKVIGRPQVLIVDDDRGDSYEDIYFGDLYAKRIPADIWEKRILGAPPGPFMNNYRMVFWFTGDTASGYLQAADITSIKTYLDNGGNLFLTGQDLADKLRVQDSLFLENYLHARYGGAGFSIYHDGIAGSPVGEGIAVRYFSGNNQIFTSSDKIIPVNGALPAFKFRNQTNYSALTYDNNYKLVFFNFGYEGLQEMPSAGFVRRDSLMSRIISFFGSFTTDIKDDNTSRVLPQNFVLRQNYPNPFNPTTRIDYTLKAVTGAEIPNTNIRVYNILGQEIRTLVDRKELPGNYSVEWDGTDRNGVRVASGIYFYRLTRGADKETRKMVLLK